The Ischnura elegans chromosome 1, ioIscEleg1.1, whole genome shotgun sequence genome contains a region encoding:
- the LOC124160229 gene encoding translation initiation factor eIF-2B subunit alpha, with product MANMNRQEIERYFCEILQNEHEISAGIAAIRTLMNVLEKDESETVQELDANLQVAVEVMKNTEYPVTGVASGCELFMRFITLAKLDTKTFAECKGIMLNRGKLFLKKLMQAKGKVAQLASSFIIDGYRVLTHSKSRVVLQALKEAALQNKRFEVYVTHSTLDNSGKEMCENLREANIMCTLILDSAVGYVMEKVNIVVVGAEGVVESGGIINKIGTYTMALCAKEMKKPFFVLTESFKFCRLYPLNQHDLPNEFKYTARTLGKDLSQEHPLVDYTPPAYINLLFTDLGILTPSAVSDELIKLYL from the exons ATGGCAAATATGAACCGTCAAG AAATAGAGAGGTACTTCTGCGAAATCTTGCAGAATGAGCACGAAATATCGGCTGGTATTGCTGCTATAAGAACACTGATGAATGTACTAGAGAAGGATGAGT CGGAAACTGTGCAAGAGCTAGATGCCAATTTACAAGTTGCTGTGGAAGTTATGAAGAATACCGAGTACCCAGTGACAGGTGTTGCTTCGGGGTGTGAATTATTCATGAGGTTCATTACATTGGCCAAACTTGATACGAAG ACATTTGCCGAGTGCAAGGGTATCATGTTGAACAGAGGTAAACTCTTCTTAAAAAAGCTGATGCAGGCAAAAGGAAAAGTAGCCCAACTGGCatcttcatttattattgatGGATAT CGTGTTCTTACTCATTCAAAATCTCGTGTGGTGCTTCAAGCTCTCAAAGAAGCAGCTCTGCAGAACAAAAGATTTGAAGTGTATGTTACTCACTCTACTTTAGACAACAGTGG GAAAGAAATGTGTGAAAATTTGAGGGAAGCCAACATAATGTGCACTCTGATATTGGACTCTGCCGTTGGTTATgtcatggaaaaggtgaatattgttgttgttggtgCAGAAGGTGTAGTTGAAAGTGGTGGAATCATTAACAAG ATTGGAACATATACGATGGCTCTTTgcgcaaaagaaatgaaaaagccaTTCTTTGTGCTTACTGAAAGCTTCAAATTTTGCCGACTCTACCCTTTGAATCAGCATGATCTCCCAAATGAATTCAAG TATACTGCCAGGACATTGGGTAAAGACCTGAGTCAAGAGCATCCCCTTGTGGACTATACTCCGCCAGCCTACATTAATCTTCTCTTTACTGATCTTGGAATCCTTACACCTTCTGCGGTCAGTGATGAACTTATAAAGCTTTATCTCTGA